One window from the genome of Candidatus Synechococcus calcipolaris G9 encodes:
- a CDS encoding GTPase, with translation MKQYLVIGRTGAGKSSLINHVIGQKVTETSEYVACTRFVSHYILNTPEKNICLIDTPGLCDEIDESYDIAYLNQIISKVNLNHLYGTLYVTPLNDYFRSDDMRAFRLLDSELGSHIWANCKIVFTFSMSVPREEQINQADRRIKQIENYFSDEIKKSCFLGFSNYFLIDCVKEPSNNTLLTALLNDASDKIDDKYLAEIHGTASYFYKMSAKIKLYHSDHGATLVDASILESNYINTISSIKSVQSSSDLTNLIKQLEALKIKVSRFNHRKEKYRWSNSLENEVISKLKNIARSINEKTKI, from the coding sequence ATGAAGCAATATTTAGTTATTGGTCGAACTGGTGCTGGTAAATCTAGCCTCATTAATCATGTTATTGGACAGAAGGTTACTGAAACCTCCGAGTATGTAGCTTGCACTCGTTTTGTCTCTCACTATATACTGAACACCCCTGAAAAAAATATCTGTTTGATTGATACTCCAGGTTTATGTGATGAGATCGATGAAAGTTATGATATTGCTTACTTGAATCAAATCATCTCCAAAGTAAACCTTAATCATCTCTATGGAACTCTTTATGTAACCCCACTTAATGATTATTTTCGATCAGATGATATGAGAGCCTTTCGCTTATTAGATTCGGAACTTGGCAGTCATATATGGGCGAATTGTAAGATCGTATTTACTTTTTCTATGTCCGTGCCAAGGGAAGAGCAGATAAATCAAGCCGATCGCCGAATTAAGCAAATAGAAAATTATTTTAGTGATGAGATTAAAAAATCTTGTTTTTTAGGTTTTAGCAATTATTTCCTCATTGACTGTGTAAAGGAACCTAGCAATAACACCCTATTAACAGCATTACTGAATGATGCTAGTGATAAAATTGACGACAAATATCTAGCGGAAATACATGGTACTGCATCTTATTTTTATAAGATGTCCGCAAAAATTAAGTTGTATCACTCAGATCATGGTGCAACCCTTGTAGATGCATCAATACTAGAAAGTAATTACATCAATACAATAAGTTCAATAAAAAGTGTTCAGTCTTCTTCTGATCTCACAAACTTAATTAAACAATTAGAGGCTTTGAAGATAAAGGTGAGTCGTTTTAATCATAGAAAAGAAAAGTATAGATGGTCAAATTCTCTAGAAAATGAGGTGATATCCAAGTTGAAAAATATTGCTAGAAGTATTAACGAAAAAACAAAAATCTAG
- a CDS encoding YHS domain-containing (seleno)protein — MIKIMNVKYLATLFLTSLLTVGLGDSLSASTPTPASDTSQTVAQSVATTRHPAVYTENGIALDGQDVVAYFVQNALVEGKQEFSYTWNGVRWLFSNAAHRDLFAQNPEQYAPQYGGYCAKAAAGGVLATTVPTAWEVRDGKLYLNYSAQAQNEWRQDTATKIVKANANWPKILNNDVIKR, encoded by the coding sequence ATGATAAAAATTATGAATGTTAAGTATCTAGCAACGCTATTTCTCACGAGTTTGCTCACGGTGGGCTTGGGTGATAGCCTAAGTGCATCCACTCCTACACCTGCATCTGACACGTCACAAACTGTAGCTCAAAGCGTAGCGACGACTCGTCACCCTGCTGTTTATACCGAAAATGGTATAGCACTTGATGGCCAGGATGTTGTGGCTTACTTTGTTCAGAATGCCCTTGTAGAGGGTAAGCAAGAATTTTCCTATACCTGGAATGGTGTACGCTGGCTCTTTTCCAATGCTGCCCATCGTGACTTATTTGCCCAAAACCCTGAACAGTATGCTCCTCAGTACGGTGGCTACTGTGCTAAAGCAGCAGCAGGTGGAGTATTGGCAACGACTGTGCCAACTGCGTGGGAAGTCCGTGACGGTAAGCTCTACCTCAATTACAGTGCACAGGCTCAGAATGAATGGCGACAGGATACGGCTACCAAAATTGTGAAGGCTAATGCCAACTGGCCAAAGATTCTTAACAATGATGTCATCAAGCGATAA
- a CDS encoding histidine triad nucleotide-binding protein, with product MPSENDTIFAKIIRREIPADIVYEDDLALAFKDVNPQAPVHILVIPKQPIPQLSAAVPEDHRVLGHLLLTVKRVAEQVGLTQGYRVVINNGQDAGQSVDHLHLHILGGRSLQWPPG from the coding sequence ATGCCTTCAGAAAATGACACGATTTTTGCCAAAATCATCCGCCGCGAGATTCCCGCTGATATTGTCTACGAAGATGATTTAGCCCTAGCCTTCAAGGACGTAAATCCCCAGGCTCCGGTGCATATTCTCGTGATCCCCAAGCAACCCATTCCCCAGCTAAGTGCTGCGGTTCCTGAGGATCATCGGGTTTTAGGGCATTTATTATTGACGGTGAAGCGGGTAGCGGAGCAGGTGGGGCTAACCCAGGGCTATCGGGTCGTGATTAATAATGGTCAAGATGCAGGTCAATCGGTGGATCACTTGCATTTGCATATTCTCGGAGGGCGATCGCTGCAATGGCCGCCGGGATAG
- a CDS encoding GTPase, whose amino-acid sequence MMNIDSIEFLEKLKEKLTERHENEFTFLILGKTGVGKSSTINSLMGQNIAPVGDFEPTTMTVEKYTTEMSGINCNIIDTPGLCDDLPEHGNDEKYLEMVRSSVKKVDSLWFVTKLKDKIGFADKRVIQLISNVFGQDIWKQAIIILTYSWDVSDEEKFKEGYKIRTRLIKEEVKKYTNDEIASGIPSVAVDNTNTLTPDGKNWLGELYTEVFLRMSENGAIPFLMATVNRINPVEPSKSETVKYIYLDKNQEEKVKKKSKNLLEQVAKFAGVIIKGFFGF is encoded by the coding sequence ATGATGAATATTGACTCAATCGAATTTCTGGAAAAACTAAAAGAGAAGTTGACTGAACGCCATGAAAACGAATTTACGTTTTTAATTCTTGGAAAGACAGGTGTAGGTAAATCTAGCACGATTAATAGTCTAATGGGGCAAAATATTGCTCCTGTAGGAGATTTCGAGCCTACAACAATGACGGTTGAAAAATATACTACTGAAATGTCAGGAATAAATTGCAATATTATCGACACCCCAGGATTATGTGATGACTTACCTGAACATGGTAACGATGAAAAATATTTAGAGATGGTTAGAAGTAGTGTAAAGAAGGTTGATTCACTGTGGTTTGTAACTAAGTTGAAAGATAAAATAGGTTTTGCTGATAAGAGAGTAATACAATTGATTTCTAATGTTTTTGGACAAGACATTTGGAAGCAAGCTATTATAATCCTTACCTATTCTTGGGATGTATCAGATGAAGAAAAATTTAAGGAAGGATATAAAATAAGAACTCGACTCATAAAAGAAGAAGTAAAGAAATATACTAACGATGAAATTGCATCGGGTATACCATCGGTAGCTGTTGATAATACAAACACATTAACACCAGATGGAAAAAATTGGCTTGGCGAACTTTACACAGAAGTATTCTTGAGAATGTCTGAAAATGGAGCTATTCCTTTCTTGATGGCAACAGTGAATAGAATTAATCCTGTTGAGCCGTCTAAATCGGAAACAGTAAAATATATATACTTAGACAAAAATCAAGAAGAGAAAGTTAAGAAGAAATCCAAGAACCTTTTAGAACAGGTAGCAAAGTTCGCAGGAGTTATAATCAAGGGGTTTTTTGGTTTTTAA
- a CDS encoding isochorismate synthase, with the protein MPVSPSPTFDLSAQHQFRQQLVAGLTQARNQGCLFLSISRDLPPIDPLLALAGLSDCGMDPQADYFYLEQPGTGMAIAALGALRTYTAEGCQRFQDVRHFCQTTFAQIFCLDGGHPRIFCHFTFHDRPTGHQGTSASRAILPQWQIHQRDQQVQLTLNCDVLLEPGEIDRLCGQWQRIWEHLQTLPPTFDIESVMVPTISLPNLTVQHQGFVRGVHTALKVLQTGEMEKLVLACAADITAPRPFSWEATLQNLRHHYPNCYLFSVRCDGGSTFVGASPERLVSLEQGVLTADALAGSSPRGGDRHQDQALTTALYHSEKDRHEHQVIVQFLSHTLKNLGLLIPPPGEPQVLKLANIQHLQTLIRATPHPAVHLLDILAALHPTPAVAGYPRAIAYEWMRQLETFERGMYAAPLGWVDCNGEGEFIVGIRSALLQGTMARLYAGAGIVRGSDPEREWQEVLLKLQALVSAIA; encoded by the coding sequence ATGCCCGTTTCTCCTTCGCCGACATTTGATCTGAGTGCCCAACACCAATTTCGACAGCAGTTGGTTGCGGGATTAACCCAGGCCCGTAATCAGGGGTGCTTATTTTTAAGTATCAGTCGTGACCTGCCCCCCATTGATCCGCTCCTTGCCCTAGCGGGATTATCTGACTGTGGGATGGATCCGCAGGCGGATTACTTTTATCTGGAGCAGCCGGGTACGGGGATGGCGATCGCCGCCTTGGGGGCATTACGCACCTATACCGCCGAAGGTTGCCAACGCTTTCAGGATGTGCGCCATTTTTGCCAGACCACGTTTGCCCAAATATTTTGCCTAGATGGGGGCCACCCCCGTATTTTTTGCCATTTTACGTTTCACGATCGCCCCACGGGCCACCAAGGAACCAGTGCCAGCCGGGCAATTTTACCCCAGTGGCAGATTCATCAGCGCGATCAGCAGGTGCAACTTACCCTTAATTGTGATGTTTTACTGGAGCCTGGGGAGATCGATCGCCTCTGTGGGCAATGGCAGCGGATATGGGAACATCTGCAAACGTTGCCCCCAACCTTTGACATCGAGTCGGTGATGGTTCCCACCATTTCGTTGCCTAATCTCACGGTTCAGCATCAGGGGTTTGTTCGTGGTGTCCATACCGCCCTGAAGGTGTTGCAAACGGGGGAGATGGAAAAATTAGTTTTGGCCTGTGCTGCGGATATTACTGCTCCTCGTCCCTTTTCCTGGGAAGCGACTCTGCAAAATCTTCGCCACCACTACCCCAACTGCTATTTGTTTAGTGTGCGCTGCGATGGTGGCTCTACGTTTGTGGGAGCTAGTCCTGAACGTTTGGTGAGTCTGGAGCAGGGGGTGTTAACGGCCGATGCCTTGGCCGGTTCAAGTCCTAGGGGGGGCGATCGCCACCAGGATCAAGCCCTCACCACCGCCCTGTATCACAGCGAAAAAGACCGCCACGAACATCAGGTGATTGTTCAGTTTCTCAGCCATACCTTGAAAAATTTGGGTTTGTTGATTCCACCCCCAGGGGAACCCCAAGTGCTCAAGTTGGCCAATATCCAACACCTGCAAACCCTGATCCGGGCCACTCCCCATCCGGCGGTACATCTCCTGGATATTTTGGCCGCTCTGCATCCCACGCCAGCGGTGGCCGGTTATCCACGGGCGATCGCCTACGAATGGATGCGCCAACTGGAAACCTTTGAGCGGGGAATGTATGCCGCCCCCCTAGGTTGGGTGGATTGCAACGGTGAAGGAGAATTTATTGTCGGTATTCGTTCTGCCCTATTACAGGGAACCATGGCACGGCTCTATGCAGGGGCGGGAATTGTGCGCGGATCAGACCCGGAACGGGAATGGCAGGAGGTGCTTTTGAAGTTACAGGCCCTTGTTTCGGCGATCGCCTAA
- a CDS encoding PQQ-dependent sugar dehydrogenase produces the protein MVRWSIALAVLITTCLLGCGVGSSNGQAPDVDSPSNESMSTMSVQPEPGWELVAIAQGLEHPWAMAWLPNGDILITERPGRLRLVQDGELQPEPIAGIPDIPNLLALGQGGLLDIALHPRFDENQWVYVTYAQGTAAANRTTVARARLQEQSLEDWQVIFEVSPAKPGGQHFGSRLLWLPDETLLVSVGDGGNAPLQLAGALIREQAQDRRSHLGKILRINGDGSIPVDNPFVGRGDRDGALWSYGHRNSQGLAYDPLTDRVWSTEHGALGGDELNLIEPGKNYGWPVVTHSRDYSGAIISTETSQPGMVDPLVVWTPAIAPSGLALYRGDRHGGWQGNLFAGGLVSQEVHRIELDDQGQVLRETSIPIGQRVRDVRQGPDDFLYVLTDSRNNGQLLRIEPN, from the coding sequence ATGGTGCGTTGGTCGATTGCCCTTGCCGTTTTAATCACCACCTGCTTGCTGGGTTGTGGGGTTGGTTCGAGTAATGGCCAAGCCCCGGATGTTGATTCTCCTAGTAATGAATCAATGTCAACGATGTCTGTCCAGCCAGAGCCGGGATGGGAACTGGTGGCGATCGCCCAAGGACTGGAACATCCCTGGGCCATGGCCTGGCTACCCAACGGGGACATCCTGATTACGGAGCGGCCCGGCCGATTACGCCTAGTTCAAGACGGAGAACTGCAACCCGAACCCATTGCTGGTATTCCCGATATTCCCAATTTGTTGGCGTTGGGTCAGGGTGGTTTGTTAGACATTGCCCTGCATCCTCGCTTTGACGAAAATCAGTGGGTTTACGTTACCTATGCCCAGGGAACAGCAGCGGCAAATCGAACCACCGTAGCCCGGGCCCGCCTTCAGGAGCAGTCCCTAGAGGATTGGCAGGTCATTTTTGAGGTATCCCCCGCTAAACCCGGAGGGCAGCACTTTGGTTCTCGCTTACTGTGGTTGCCCGATGAAACCCTACTCGTGTCCGTGGGGGATGGGGGCAATGCTCCCCTACAGTTGGCAGGGGCGTTAATTCGCGAACAGGCCCAAGATCGGCGAAGTCATCTCGGCAAAATTTTACGGATCAATGGGGATGGCTCCATACCCGTAGATAACCCCTTTGTGGGGCGAGGGGATAGGGATGGGGCACTGTGGAGTTATGGCCATCGCAATAGTCAAGGACTAGCCTACGATCCGCTGACAGATCGGGTATGGTCTACGGAGCATGGGGCCCTGGGGGGGGATGAACTTAATTTAATTGAGCCGGGTAAAAATTATGGTTGGCCCGTTGTCACCCACAGCCGGGATTATTCAGGGGCGATTATTTCCACGGAAACGTCTCAACCAGGCATGGTAGACCCCTTAGTGGTTTGGACTCCCGCCATTGCTCCCTCAGGATTGGCCCTATACCGGGGCGATCGCCATGGGGGATGGCAGGGCAATCTCTTTGCGGGGGGATTAGTTTCCCAGGAGGTTCATCGCATTGAACTGGATGATCAGGGACAAGTTTTGCGGGAAACCTCTATACCCATAGGGCAACGGGTGCGGGATGTACGCCAAGGCCCCGATGATTTTCTCTACGTTTTAACGGATAGCCGCAATAATGGTCAACTCCTGCGGATTGAGCCGAATTAG
- a CDS encoding nucleotidyltransferase family protein: MQEQYHVKELGIFGSFVRQEQTEASDVDVLVEFSQTPSLLKFINLENYLSDNLGVKVDLVHKAGLKPRIGERILAEVIYL; the protein is encoded by the coding sequence CTGCAAGAACAATATCACGTTAAAGAACTCGGAATTTTCGGTTCCTTTGTGAGACAAGAACAAACAGAAGCCAGTGATGTAGATGTCCTCGTTGAATTTTCCCAGACTCCGAGCTTGTTGAAATTTATTAATTTAGAGAACTATCTCAGTGATAATCTTGGGGTCAAAGTTGATTTGGTTCATAAGGCAGGCTTAAAACCCCGGATTGGTGAACGGATTTTGGCCGAGGTTATTTATCTATGA
- a CDS encoding DUF86 domain-containing protein — protein MLEAIAQIERYATRGQDTFNQDELLQVWIIHHLQIVGEAASKLSESFLTQHLEAPWPAIVEFRNILVHEYFRVNLQIVWQIVEQDLPNLKAIITDILHNDSS, from the coding sequence ATGTTAGAGGCGATCGCTCAGATTGAACGATATGCAACGCGAGGACAAGATACATTTAATCAGGATGAACTCTTGCAAGTTTGGATAATTCATCATCTGCAAATTGTCGGTGAAGCCGCTAGTAAATTATCAGAGTCTTTTCTCACACAGCACTTAGAAGCTCCTTGGCCTGCGATCGTAGAATTTAGAAATATTCTAGTTCACGAATACTTCAGAGTAAATTTACAGATTGTCTGGCAAATTGTGGAACAGGATTTACCTAATCTCAAAGCCATAATCACAGATATTTTGCATAATGATTCAAGCTAG
- the ndk gene encoding nucleoside-diphosphate kinase → MERTFLAIKPDGVQRGLVGTIIQRLEHKGYSLVGLKLMRVTRELAETHYGEHKDKPFFPGLVNFITSGPVVAMVWEGRGVVAACRKLIGATNPLNSEPGTLRGDFGIDVGRNIIHGSDGPETAEREIALWFQTQELVVWEPRLTPWIYEM, encoded by the coding sequence GTGGAACGAACATTTCTAGCCATCAAGCCAGACGGAGTACAGCGGGGGTTGGTGGGGACGATCATTCAACGCTTGGAGCATAAAGGCTATTCCCTCGTGGGACTAAAGCTGATGCGAGTCACCCGTGAACTCGCGGAAACCCATTACGGCGAACATAAAGATAAGCCCTTTTTCCCTGGGCTAGTGAATTTCATTACCTCGGGGCCGGTGGTTGCCATGGTTTGGGAAGGCCGCGGTGTCGTAGCTGCCTGCCGAAAACTCATTGGTGCGACCAATCCCCTAAATTCCGAGCCAGGGACGCTGCGGGGAGACTTTGGCATTGATGTGGGCCGCAATATTATCCACGGCTCCGATGGCCCAGAAACGGCGGAACGGGAAATTGCTCTCTGGTTCCAAACCCAGGAGTTGGTCGTTTGGGAACCCCGTCTTACTCCTTGGATTTATGAGATGTAG
- a CDS encoding leucyl aminopeptidase, which translates to MKIETNGTSLSAWSGDLMAIGFCQSDQTIILDNAYASLDQRLGGTLQDVIQEADFQGKTGTSLIVRLAPHSPIRKLMLIGLGEADQLDGEILRRTAAAVARSARREKVNTLALHFPQWQSPSQTTQAIAEGVYLGLHQDHRFKSDPEAAKLAEYPQTVQLMGMEHQITSLNQADIISRGVILARELVNAPANIVSSLTLAETAQNLAATYGMGLKILDEADCRDLGMGAFLGVAQASDIPPKFIHLTYRPSTPACKKIAIIGKGLTFDSGGLNIKGAGSGIEMMKTDMSGAAAVFGAAQAIAQLHPKVEVHFIVAATENMISGNALHPGDILTASNGKTIEVNNTDAEGRLTLADALVYAEKLSVDAIVDLATLTGACIVALGETIAGIWSNDEALASQLTNAAATAGEKLWAMPLEEKYFDGLKSIVADMKNTGPRPGGAITAALFLKQFIDSTPWAHLDVAGPVWTDKEDGYNNPGGTGFAVRTLVQWVLDRSLDQA; encoded by the coding sequence ATGAAAATCGAGACGAATGGAACTTCCCTCAGTGCATGGTCAGGGGACTTAATGGCCATTGGTTTTTGCCAAAGTGATCAGACCATCATTTTGGACAATGCCTACGCTAGTTTGGATCAACGACTGGGGGGAACCCTTCAAGATGTCATTCAAGAGGCAGATTTTCAAGGGAAAACCGGCACATCCTTGATCGTGCGCCTCGCACCCCATTCCCCCATCCGCAAACTCATGCTCATTGGTCTGGGCGAAGCCGATCAGTTAGACGGAGAAATCCTACGACGGACAGCGGCAGCGGTAGCCCGTTCAGCCCGCCGGGAAAAAGTGAACACCCTGGCCCTCCATTTCCCCCAGTGGCAGTCCCCGTCACAAACCACCCAGGCGATCGCCGAAGGGGTTTATTTAGGCCTGCATCAGGATCATCGCTTTAAGTCCGATCCCGAAGCAGCAAAACTAGCCGAGTATCCCCAAACGGTTCAACTGATGGGGATGGAGCATCAAATAACAAGCCTGAACCAGGCGGATATTATTTCCAGGGGAGTGATTCTTGCCCGAGAACTGGTGAATGCCCCCGCCAATATTGTCAGTTCCCTAACCCTGGCCGAAACGGCCCAAAACCTAGCCGCTACCTACGGCATGGGTCTGAAAATCTTAGACGAAGCAGACTGTCGGGACTTGGGGATGGGAGCTTTTTTAGGGGTTGCCCAGGCCTCGGATATTCCCCCTAAATTTATCCATCTCACCTATCGCCCCTCAACCCCCGCCTGCAAAAAAATTGCCATTATCGGTAAAGGTCTCACCTTTGACTCCGGTGGTTTGAATATTAAAGGGGCCGGCAGTGGCATTGAAATGATGAAAACCGATATGTCCGGTGCGGCGGCGGTCTTTGGTGCAGCCCAGGCGATCGCCCAACTCCACCCCAAGGTCGAAGTTCACTTTATTGTTGCGGCCACAGAAAACATGATTAGTGGCAACGCGCTCCATCCTGGGGATATTCTCACCGCCTCCAACGGCAAAACCATTGAAGTCAACAATACCGATGCGGAGGGCCGCCTCACCTTAGCCGATGCCCTCGTCTATGCGGAAAAGCTCTCCGTGGATGCCATCGTGGATCTGGCCACCTTGACGGGAGCCTGTATCGTTGCCCTTGGTGAAACCATCGCCGGAATTTGGAGTAACGATGAAGCATTAGCCAGTCAACTCACCAATGCAGCCGCAACCGCGGGGGAAAAGCTCTGGGCTATGCCCCTAGAGGAAAAATACTTTGACGGTCTAAAATCCATTGTCGCAGACATGAAAAATACCGGCCCCCGACCGGGGGGAGCCATTACCGCCGCCCTCTTTCTGAAGCAATTTATTGATTCAACCCCCTGGGCCCACCTAGATGTGGCTGGCCCGGTTTGGACAGACAAAGAAGACGGTTACAATAACCCCGGCGGCACCGGATTTGCGGTGCGAACATTGGTTCAGTGGGTTCTAGATCGATCCCTAGATCAGGCATAA
- a CDS encoding nucleotidyltransferase family protein: MAIKTGLGIPDLLDEQRDEILKIAAKHGAYNVRVFGSVARGEADEESDIDFLVDYSLDRISPWFPAGLVLDLKKLLGRKVDVATEAALKERIREQVLTEAVPL; this comes from the coding sequence ATGGCCATCAAAACAGGTTTAGGAATCCCTGATCTCTTAGATGAGCAACGAGATGAAATCCTTAAAATTGCAGCTAAACATGGTGCTTATAATGTGCGAGTGTTTGGTTCTGTAGCACGGGGAGAAGCAGACGAAGAGAGTGATATTGATTTTCTGGTAGATTATTCCCTGGATCGCATTAGCCCTTGGTTTCCGGCGGGTTTGGTATTGGATTTAAAAAAGCTGCTGGGGCGTAAGGTGGATGTAGCAACCGAGGCTGCTCTAAAGGAACGAATCCGGGAGCAGGTCTTAACTGAGGCAGTTCCGCTATGA
- a CDS encoding TerC family protein: MLDQVLELSPVWGLDTLLLLVILISLEAVLSADNAIALAALVQGIEDAKQQRQALNFGLAIAYFFRIGLILAATWVVNFWQFELAGACYLLWLAIKYFSSNKDAAEHHHAQTFTSFWQAIPLLVLADLAFSLDSVTTAIALSDERWLILLGGTIGVITLRFMAGLFIRWLTEFPRLEDAGYLTVTLVGLRLLLRVINSELVPPEWIMISLIALCFVWGFSRRQLPEQIEPSPPPSPEAEPLSSSPTSHKSKE, translated from the coding sequence GTGCTGGATCAGGTGTTGGAATTGTCTCCGGTTTGGGGATTAGATACCCTACTGTTACTGGTCATTTTAATCAGTTTGGAGGCGGTTCTCTCTGCGGATAATGCCATTGCTTTAGCGGCCCTCGTTCAAGGAATTGAAGATGCCAAGCAACAGCGGCAGGCCCTAAATTTTGGCCTGGCGATCGCCTATTTCTTTCGGATTGGTTTAATTTTGGCTGCCACCTGGGTTGTTAATTTTTGGCAATTTGAACTGGCCGGGGCCTGTTATCTACTGTGGTTGGCCATTAAATACTTTAGTTCCAACAAGGATGCCGCTGAACATCACCACGCTCAGACTTTTACTTCGTTTTGGCAGGCCATCCCCCTACTGGTCTTAGCGGATCTAGCGTTTTCCCTCGATAGTGTGACAACGGCGATCGCCCTGTCCGATGAACGCTGGTTGATTTTACTCGGGGGCACCATTGGGGTGATCACGCTGCGATTTATGGCGGGGTTATTTATCCGCTGGTTAACCGAATTTCCGCGCCTAGAAGATGCGGGCTATCTCACCGTTACCCTGGTGGGACTACGGCTATTGTTGCGGGTGATTAACTCTGAGCTAGTGCCACCGGAATGGATCATGATTAGTCTCATTGCCCTTTGTTTCGTCTGGGGATTTTCACGGCGGCAGTTACCCGAACAGATCGAGCCATCCCCACCGCCGTCACCGGAAGCAGAACCCCTATCGAGTTCCCCTACATCTCATAAATCCAAGGAGTAA
- a CDS encoding nucleotidyltransferase family protein codes for MNWLKNHKPFLQERYHVKELGVFGSYVRQEQTEASDVDVLVEFSQTPSLLKFINLENYLSDNLGVKVDLVHKAGLKPRIGERILAEVIYL; via the coding sequence ATGAACTGGCTAAAAAATCATAAACCTTTCCTGCAAGAACGTTATCACGTTAAAGAACTCGGAGTTTTCGGTTCCTATGTGAGACAAGAACAAACAGAAGCCAGTGATGTAGATGTCCTCGTTGAATTTTCCCAGACTCCGAGCTTGTTGAAATTTATTAATTTAGAGAACTATCTCAGTGATAATCTTGGGGTCAAAGTTGATTTGGTTCATAAGGCAGGCTTAAAACCCCGGATTGGTGAACGGATTTTGGCCGAGGTTATTTATCTATGA
- the rpoD gene encoding RNA polymerase sigma factor RpoD, producing the protein MTQANVLEVYEQAANNIDDVVLLPEYGLGTVEAETDDEEAEDFDDADLDAKTGKPRAGRRRTQAKKKHYTEDSIRLYLQEIGRIRLLRADEEIELARKIADLLELERVRDRLSEDLDCDPEDLERHPSRWAEELELSLPAFRHRLFVGRKAKEKMVQSNLRLVVSIAKKYMNRGLSFQDLIQEGSLGLIRAAEKFDHEKGYKFSTYATWWIRQAITRAIADQSRTIRLPVHLYETISRIKKTTKLLSQEMGRKPTEEEIADRMEMTIEKLRFIAKSAQLPISLETPIGKEEDSRLGDFIESDGETPEDQVSKHLLREDLETVLCTLSPRERDVLKLRYGLDDGRMKTLEEIGQLFNVTRERIRQIEAKALRKLRHPNRNSVLKEYIR; encoded by the coding sequence ATGACTCAGGCGAACGTACTCGAAGTTTATGAACAGGCAGCCAACAATATTGATGATGTTGTTTTATTGCCGGAATATGGCTTAGGCACTGTAGAGGCAGAAACCGACGATGAGGAAGCAGAGGACTTTGACGATGCCGATCTAGATGCTAAGACAGGTAAACCTCGAGCCGGTCGCCGTCGCACCCAAGCCAAGAAAAAACACTACACCGAAGATTCAATCCGACTGTACTTGCAGGAAATTGGTCGGATTCGGCTGTTGCGGGCGGATGAAGAAATTGAATTGGCTCGGAAAATTGCCGACTTACTGGAATTGGAACGGGTTCGCGATCGCCTCAGTGAGGATCTCGACTGTGACCCAGAGGATTTAGAGCGTCATCCCAGCCGTTGGGCCGAAGAACTGGAGTTATCCCTCCCCGCCTTTCGCCATCGCCTGTTTGTGGGTCGCAAAGCCAAGGAAAAGATGGTGCAGTCCAATCTGCGGTTGGTGGTGTCCATTGCAAAGAAATACATGAACCGGGGCCTCTCGTTTCAGGATCTGATTCAAGAGGGGAGTCTCGGCCTCATTCGCGCTGCCGAAAAGTTTGATCACGAGAAAGGCTATAAATTTTCCACCTATGCTACCTGGTGGATTCGTCAGGCCATTACCCGGGCGATCGCCGATCAATCGCGAACCATTCGTTTGCCCGTGCACCTCTACGAAACCATTTCTCGGATTAAAAAGACCACAAAACTCCTCTCCCAGGAAATGGGCCGCAAACCAACCGAAGAAGAAATTGCAGATCGCATGGAAATGACGATTGAGAAACTTCGGTTCATTGCCAAGTCCGCCCAACTGCCCATCTCCCTAGAAACCCCCATTGGTAAAGAAGAAGATTCGCGCCTGGGGGATTTTATTGAATCCGATGGCGAGACCCCCGAAGATCAAGTGTCCAAACATTTGCTGCGGGAAGACCTGGAAACCGTCCTTTGCACCCTCAGCCCCCGGGAGCGGGATGTATTAAAGCTGCGCTATGGCTTGGATGATGGCCGCATGAAAACCCTAGAAGAGATTGGGCAACTGTTCAATGTCACCCGGGAACGGATTCGGCAAATAGAGGCCAAGGCGTTGCGGAAACTGCGTCATCCCAACCGGAATAGTGTCCTCAAAGAGTACATCCGTTAA